From a single Bacillus pseudomycoides DSM 12442 genomic region:
- a CDS encoding lysozyme family protein, whose translation MKNTSKKQIIIVFFISILGVGTMLGILYFNHKTNIQKNKALATEKRLLQYEPTLKKELEKYNLGGKTAVLLGIMYQESRGEGNDPMQSSESLGLKPNEIQETSLSIKQGVKHFAQMYKYGTEKNVSMDTIIQSYNMGPGYIDFIASQEVKQHSEDSAKKFSKMKVDQNPEMYTCGGNKNNFRYPYCYGDFTYVTKVNEKAKLIEELLRKNSKYNSKKL comes from the coding sequence ATGAAGAATACGAGTAAAAAACAAATTATAATAGTATTCTTTATTAGTATTTTAGGTGTAGGAACAATGCTTGGAATATTATATTTTAATCATAAAACCAATATTCAAAAAAATAAAGCGCTCGCTACCGAAAAACGTTTATTGCAATATGAGCCCACCTTGAAAAAAGAATTAGAAAAATATAATTTAGGAGGTAAAACAGCAGTTTTATTAGGAATTATGTACCAAGAGAGTAGAGGTGAGGGCAACGACCCTATGCAGTCTTCTGAATCACTTGGATTAAAGCCAAATGAAATTCAAGAGACAAGCTTGAGCATTAAACAAGGGGTAAAACACTTTGCTCAAATGTACAAATATGGAACGGAAAAAAATGTTAGCATGGATACAATTATTCAAAGCTATAATATGGGACCAGGGTATATTGATTTTATTGCTAGTCAAGAAGTTAAACAACACTCGGAAGATTCGGCCAAAAAGTTTTCTAAGATGAAAGTTGATCAAAATCCAGAGATGTACACTTGTGGTGGAAATAAAAATAATTTTAGGTATCCATATTGTTATGGTGATTTCACATATGTAACAAAGGTGAATGAAAAAGCAAAACTTATTGAAGAACTTCTCCGAAAAAATTCAAAATATAATTCGAAAAAATTGTAA
- a CDS encoding condensation domain-containing protein, whose amino-acid sequence IPLTANGKVDREALPVPEEREIESECVAPRNGKEETLATIWKQVLGIKKVGIHDNFFEIGGDSILSIQIISQASQLGLKLTPKQMFECPTIAELAQVVKEDQGVQADQGVVTGEVPLTPIQYWFFEQEHPRPQHWNQSMLLRVRERLDVELLEEVLLNLLKHHDALRFRYEQLPNATWKQRNEGIDEQSVLRVVKRNDADQQAWNQVIQEEMDITQASFNLLTGPLMKVVYFDDGSNGNDRLFWTIHHLVIDGVSWRILLEDLQAVYNQMKQDQRVQLPAKSTSFKEWSERLQAYSESDLSKEVKDYWHEQAEKQVMTIPMDYPIQETTEASIDQVTITLGVEETHALLQEVPMTHKTRINEVLLTALVQAIADCTNQHKVSVHLEGHGREEVIEGVDLSRTVGWFTSIYPVHLDLQGTTTPIEGLKAVKEQLRRIPNQGIDYGILRYLSRELLPFYQQQKPSISFNYLGQFDQVFSKESLFMQETGFTRLDHAPESKPSHPIDVVGMVKDGKLHFVWMYSRKQFSRLTIKAIADAMLNQLRLLINPPTTESAFTVSDFADAEALTEESLSKVLLKLTKKRV is encoded by the coding sequence TTATTCCACTAACTGCTAACGGTAAAGTTGATCGTGAGGCCTTGCCTGTACCAGAGGAGAGGGAAATTGAAAGTGAATGTGTTGCACCCCGGAATGGTAAAGAAGAAACACTGGCTACCATTTGGAAGCAAGTATTAGGGATTAAAAAGGTGGGAATCCATGATAACTTCTTTGAAATTGGTGGGGACTCGATTCTCAGCATTCAGATCATATCACAAGCGAGTCAATTGGGATTAAAACTTACACCCAAGCAAATGTTTGAATGCCCAACGATTGCCGAGTTGGCGCAAGTAGTCAAAGAAGATCAGGGAGTACAAGCGGATCAGGGGGTTGTGACGGGAGAGGTACCGCTTACTCCAATTCAGTATTGGTTCTTCGAGCAAGAACATCCGCGTCCACAACATTGGAATCAATCGATGCTTTTAAGAGTAAGAGAGAGATTGGATGTGGAGTTATTAGAGGAAGTCCTATTAAACTTACTCAAACATCATGATGCCTTACGTTTCCGGTATGAACAGTTACCAAATGCAACCTGGAAGCAGAGAAATGAGGGAATCGATGAACAGTCTGTACTTCGTGTGGTAAAGCGGAACGATGCTGATCAACAAGCGTGGAATCAAGTGATACAAGAAGAGATGGATATCACTCAAGCCAGTTTCAATTTACTTACAGGGCCGTTGATGAAAGTAGTGTACTTTGATGACGGTTCGAATGGGAACGATCGATTATTCTGGACGATTCATCATTTAGTAATAGATGGGGTATCATGGCGAATTCTATTGGAAGATTTACAGGCCGTATACAACCAGATGAAACAAGATCAGAGGGTTCAGTTACCTGCGAAAAGTACATCCTTTAAAGAATGGTCGGAACGACTACAGGCATACAGTGAGTCAGATCTTTCAAAAGAAGTAAAAGATTATTGGCATGAACAGGCAGAAAAACAAGTGATGACGATTCCGATGGACTACCCTATACAGGAAACGACAGAAGCATCGATTGATCAAGTGACGATAACGTTGGGAGTAGAAGAGACCCACGCGTTGTTACAAGAAGTTCCGATGACTCATAAGACAAGGATTAACGAGGTACTATTGACGGCATTAGTACAAGCTATAGCTGACTGTACAAATCAGCATAAGGTTTCTGTTCACTTGGAAGGACATGGGAGAGAAGAGGTGATTGAAGGCGTTGATCTATCGCGGACAGTGGGTTGGTTCACGAGTATTTATCCCGTTCACCTTGATCTTCAAGGAACAACAACACCTATTGAGGGATTAAAGGCTGTGAAAGAGCAATTGCGTCGAATTCCGAATCAGGGCATTGATTATGGCATTTTACGCTACTTGAGCAGAGAATTGCTTCCGTTTTATCAGCAGCAAAAACCATCAATAAGCTTTAACTATTTGGGACAATTTGATCAAGTGTTTTCCAAAGAATCTTTGTTTATGCAAGAGACAGGGTTTACACGCTTAGACCATGCTCCAGAATCGAAACCATCTCACCCGATTGATGTTGTTGGTATGGTGAAAGATGGGAAGTTACATTTTGTTTGGATGTATAGTAGAAAACAGTTTTCTAGATTGACGATTAAAGCGATAGCAGATGCCATGTTGAATCAACTTCGTCTACTGATAAATCCACCAACGACAGAGTCTGCTTTTACGGTATCTGACTTTGCTGATGCAGAGGCTCTTACGGAAGAAAGCTTGAGTAAAGTATTACTTAAATTAACAAAGAAGAGGGTGTAA
- a CDS encoding acyltransferase family protein has translation MSKRINELDSIRGLAAITVVFGHFCLMLPSLPNSIKFSPLRFLWAGGEAVIIFYVLSGFVLSMALYHSKTNYWGYFIKRFVRIYIPYYFWICITFALFILFSPYEVTGLRDWFYDKWQGPITKLDIMNHFVLLNNFFTDNYNPVIWSLAQEMRISIVFPLLFLLFYKQSWKKTILLAMSFSLISIFLNMLHIGKAEGFYNGYADTLHFTSMFMVGMLLFKHQEELTQLYRSMKNLNRKLLIALGVFLYLYSILIYGLSSNATTFLLKDWGVVIGVSIIIIMAMNNLKVKAILNKGVFVYLGEISYSIYLCHFPITMVLFKLLYAKIPTLFLLILCITTTILCSILSYHLIEKKCINWAKQRTTKFKKKV, from the coding sequence ATGAGTAAGAGAATAAACGAATTAGATTCAATACGAGGACTAGCGGCTATCACAGTTGTATTTGGACACTTTTGCTTAATGCTACCATCGTTGCCCAATTCTATTAAATTTTCCCCTCTTAGGTTTTTATGGGCTGGTGGGGAAGCTGTAATCATTTTTTATGTGCTCAGTGGTTTTGTGCTATCTATGGCACTTTATCATTCAAAAACAAATTATTGGGGATATTTTATTAAGCGATTTGTACGAATCTATATCCCTTATTATTTCTGGATATGCATCACCTTTGCTTTATTTATTTTGTTTTCACCATATGAAGTTACGGGACTACGAGATTGGTTCTATGATAAGTGGCAAGGGCCTATAACAAAATTAGATATTATGAATCACTTTGTACTTCTTAATAACTTTTTTACGGATAATTATAATCCGGTTATCTGGTCATTAGCTCAAGAAATGCGTATATCTATCGTGTTTCCCTTGTTATTCCTTCTGTTTTATAAACAAAGTTGGAAGAAAACGATACTGCTTGCTATGAGCTTTTCTTTAATTAGTATTTTCCTTAATATGTTGCATATTGGGAAAGCTGAGGGGTTTTATAATGGTTATGCCGATACACTGCATTTCACATCTATGTTTATGGTTGGAATGCTACTTTTTAAACATCAGGAAGAACTTACTCAATTATATAGAAGTATGAAAAACTTAAACAGAAAACTTCTTATCGCATTAGGGGTCTTTCTATATCTATATTCCATTTTGATTTATGGGCTTTCTAGTAATGCTACTACTTTCTTATTAAAAGATTGGGGTGTCGTAATTGGTGTTAGTATAATAATCATTATGGCAATGAATAACCTAAAGGTAAAAGCTATTTTAAATAAGGGTGTATTTGTATACTTAGGGGAAATTTCATATAGTATCTATTTATGTCATTTTCCAATCACGATGGTACTCTTTAAACTTTTGTATGCAAAGATACCTACCCTTTTTCTTCTTATCTTATGTATTACAACGACAATACTTTGTTCTATATTATCGTATCATTTAATTGAAAAGAAATGCATCAATTGGGCAAAACAAAGAACAACAAAGTTCAAAAAAAAAGTGTGA